Proteins from one Anaerolineae bacterium genomic window:
- a CDS encoding tetratricopeptide repeat protein: protein MVRQMAGAGNVVDALSTLLYARSEGNPLFIHELLYDWIETGQIEISGGQWQIKDLTHGQIPTRVSDIIRQRLERVNEDALALAEIAAVIGPNFDLDLVRETGGWDEGAALAALDELLDHYLVRERSKGRRFDFAFTHQLTQATLYANIPADVRRRRHRRIGQVLADLHGDRLDEMAGYLAHHFEQGGLPEEAAHHYHQAAQRALTIFADDEALEFLTQGLALTTRPRLRWDLLLLRESIYHRRGQREQQQTDLAELAQLAGILNDNECYCELLMRRIGLQHALGQRDEEATLIEQLKGYAACLDNPNWQANTLRVEAIYLLSTGEYDRAGELLPQALNTYRSLNNRKGEVKCCCTLAQLATERGHLNEVMPLVQQARNLAETEANYLLLFRVIYVAAHAAFVQKNYNTCEELCQQALDLCQQTGYLEGEADTQKLLGSVANRLFDIPQSFKYYNRAKTLYARLDKLQGQAAVLMNMGILSVSLGRYEEGGHAFAQAHQLFEQLQDVRGQMLSTLNLSAVALYQEDYPAAKSAAQASLNLARQLQTVHIEANALGNLGEAERELGEIDQAITHLQTALALRRSMETRPVDTVNDLCQLALAYLRQNNPAAAQQTCAELLDILQADEPSLLYPQQVLWVSAQTYYALGNPAQANEFLQAAYARLQTKLAAIPDDETRQTYIQLRFNQEILAAYKDGSWLD, encoded by the coding sequence TTGGTCAGGCAAATGGCCGGGGCCGGTAATGTTGTTGACGCCCTCTCCACCTTGCTCTATGCCCGCAGCGAGGGCAATCCGCTGTTTATTCACGAACTGCTTTACGATTGGATAGAAACGGGCCAAATAGAAATATCCGGTGGACAATGGCAGATCAAAGACCTTACCCATGGCCAAATTCCTACCCGCGTGAGCGACATCATTCGCCAGCGCTTGGAGCGCGTTAACGAGGACGCCCTGGCCCTGGCTGAAATTGCAGCGGTGATTGGCCCCAATTTTGATCTTGATCTGGTCCGCGAAACCGGCGGCTGGGATGAAGGCGCGGCGCTGGCTGCCCTGGATGAATTACTGGATCATTACCTGGTGCGGGAGCGCAGTAAAGGGCGTCGTTTTGATTTTGCCTTCACCCACCAGCTCACGCAGGCCACCCTTTACGCGAATATTCCCGCCGACGTGCGTCGCCGGCGGCATCGCCGCATTGGGCAGGTGCTGGCCGACCTGCATGGCGATCGGCTTGACGAGATGGCCGGTTATCTGGCCCACCATTTTGAGCAGGGTGGTTTGCCCGAAGAGGCAGCACATCATTACCACCAGGCGGCCCAACGCGCCCTGACCATTTTTGCCGACGACGAGGCCCTGGAGTTTCTGACCCAAGGCCTGGCCTTAACCACCCGGCCTCGTTTACGTTGGGATTTATTGCTACTGCGTGAGAGCATTTATCACCGCCGGGGACAACGTGAACAACAGCAAACCGACCTGGCCGAATTGGCGCAATTAGCCGGCATCCTGAACGACAATGAATGTTACTGCGAATTGTTGATGCGTCGGATTGGTTTGCAGCATGCCCTGGGGCAGCGTGATGAGGAGGCCACGCTGATCGAACAACTCAAAGGCTATGCCGCCTGTCTGGATAACCCTAACTGGCAGGCCAACACGCTCCGGGTAGAGGCTATTTATCTGCTGTCCACCGGCGAATATGACCGCGCCGGGGAATTGTTGCCGCAGGCGCTCAATACATATCGTTCCTTAAACAACCGCAAAGGTGAAGTAAAATGTTGCTGCACGCTGGCCCAACTGGCCACCGAGCGCGGCCATCTGAACGAGGTGATGCCGCTAGTGCAGCAGGCGCGAAATCTGGCCGAAACTGAGGCCAATTACCTGTTGTTGTTCCGGGTGATCTACGTGGCGGCCCATGCGGCTTTTGTGCAGAAAAACTACAACACCTGTGAGGAATTATGCCAACAAGCGTTGGATTTATGCCAACAGACAGGTTATCTGGAAGGCGAGGCCGACACCCAAAAACTACTCGGCTCGGTGGCAAACCGGCTGTTTGATATTCCCCAATCTTTCAAATATTATAATCGGGCTAAAACGCTCTATGCCAGGCTAGATAAATTGCAGGGGCAAGCCGCGGTGCTCATGAATATGGGCATTTTGAGCGTAAGCCTGGGCCGCTATGAGGAAGGCGGCCACGCTTTTGCCCAGGCCCACCAACTATTTGAACAATTGCAGGATGTGCGCGGGCAAATGCTCAGCACCCTCAACCTGAGCGCAGTTGCTTTGTATCAAGAGGATTACCCGGCTGCCAAATCCGCTGCCCAGGCCAGCCTCAATTTGGCCCGGCAATTGCAAACCGTGCACATTGAGGCCAATGCCCTGGGCAATCTCGGCGAGGCCGAACGCGAGCTGGGTGAAATTGACCAGGCTATTACCCACCTGCAAACCGCCTTAGCTCTGCGGCGGTCAATGGAAACCCGGCCCGTTGATACCGTTAATGATTTGTGCCAACTGGCGCTGGCCTATCTGCGTCAAAATAACCCGGCCGCGGCGCAACAAACTTGCGCTGAATTATTGGACATTCTGCAAGCTGATGAACCCTCTCTGCTTTATCCTCAACAGGTGTTGTGGGTGTCGGCCCAAACTTACTATGCGTTGGGCAACCCCGCGCAGGCCAACGAGTTTTTGCAGGCCGCCTACGCGCGTTTGCAAACAAAACTGGCCGCCATCCCTGATGATGAAACCCGGCAAACC